The Chlorocebus sabaeus isolate Y175 chromosome 6, mChlSab1.0.hap1, whole genome shotgun sequence genome has a segment encoding these proteins:
- the DMPK gene encoding myotonin-protein kinase isoform X8 yields the protein MVLPVQHVSRGAAEAAPAAGVGPWLPGAGAPARPSPGRPPGAGCLRTGPGQVRGRLLAVGPRSRVSQSVVQEPPVSESRAEPIVVRLKEVRLHRDDFEILKVIGRGAFSEVAMVKMKQTGQVYAMKIMNKWDMLKRGEVSCFREERDVLVNGDRRWITQLHFAFQDENYLYLVMEYYVGGDLLTLLSKFGERIPAEMARFYLAEIVMAIDSVHRLGYVHRDIKPDNILLDRCGHIRLADFGSCLKLQADGTVRSLVAVGTPDYLSPEILQAVGGGPGTGSYGPECDWWALGVFAYEMFYGQTPFYADSTAETYGKIVHYKEHLSLPLADEGVPEEAQDLIQRLLCPPETRLGRGGAGDFRTHPFFFGLDWDGLRDSMPPFTPDFEGATDTCNFDLVEDGLTAMVSGGGETLSDIREGAPLGVHLPFVGYSYSCMALRDSEVPGPTPMELEAEQLFEPHVQVPSLESSVSPRDETAEVAVPAAIPVAEAEAEVTLRELQEALEEEVLTRQSLSREMEAIRIANQNFASQLREAEARNRDLEAHVRQLQERMELLQAEGATAVTGVPSPRATDPPSHMAPRPWLWASARWWGQAPCTAATCCSLPGSLGLAYRRRFPCSCSPLLCLVPPPWAALGWWSTPANSPQSGAAREPLALPEP from the exons ccccagaTCCAGGGTTTCCCAAAGTGTGGTTCAAGAACCACCTGTATCTGAATCTAGAG CGGAGCCCATCGTGGTGAGGCTTAAGGAGGTCCGACTGCACAGGGATGACTTCGAGATTCTGAAGGTGATCGGACGCGGGGCGTTCAGTGAG gTAGCGATGGTGAAGATGAAGCAGACGGGCCAGGTGTACGCCATGAAGATCATGAACAAGTGGGACATGCTGAAGAGGGGCGAG GTGTCGTGCTTCCGTGAGGAGAGGGACGTGTTGGTGAATGGGGACCGGCGGTGGATCACGCAGCTGCATTTCGCCTTCCAGGATGAGAACTACCTG TACCTGGTCATGGAGTATTACGTGGGTGGGGACCTGCTGACACTGCTGAGCAAGTTTGGGGAGCGGATTCCGGCCGAGATGGCGCGCTTCTACCTGGCGGAGATTGTCATGGCCATAGATTCGGTGCACCGGCTCGGCTACGTGCACAG GGACATCAAGCCCGACAACATCCTGCTGGACCGCTGTGGCCACATCCGCCTGGCCGACTTCGGCTCCTGTCTCAAGCTGCAGGCAGATGGAACG GTGCGGTCACTGGTGGCTGTGGGCACCCCAGACTACCTGTCCCCCGAGATCCTGCAGGCTGTGGGCGGTGGGCCTGGGACAGGCAGCTACGGGCCAGAGTGTGACTGGTGGGCGCTGGGTGTGTTCGCCTATGAAATGTTCTACGGGCAGACACCCTTCTACGCGGATTCCACAGCGGAGACCTACGGCAAGATCGTCCACTACAAG GAGCACCTCTCTCTGCCGCTGGCAGACGAAGGGGTCCCTGAGGAGGCTCAAGACCTCATCCAGCGTCTGCTGTGTCCCCCGGAGACACGGCTGGGCCGGGGTGGAGCAGGCGACTTCCGGACACATCCCTTCTTCTTTGGCCTTGACTGGGATGGTCTCCGAGACAGCATGCCCCCCTTTACACCGGATTTCGAAGGTGCCACCGACACATGCAACTTCGACTTGGTGGAGGACGGGCTCACTGCCATGGTGAGCGGGGGCGGG GAGACACTGTCGGACATTCGGGAAGGTGCGCCGCTGGGGGTCCACCTGCCTTTCGTGGGCTACTCCTACTCCTGCATGGCCCTCAG GGACAGTGAGGTCCCAGGCCCCACACCCATGGAACTGGAGGCCGAGCAGCTGTTTGAGCCACACGTGCAAGTGCCTAGCCTGGAGTCCTCAGTGTCCCCACGGGATGAAACA GCTGAAGTGGCAGTTCCTGCGGCTATCCCTGTGGCAGAGGCTGAGGCCGAGGTGACGCTGCGGGAGCTCCAGgaggccctggaggaggaggtgctCACCCGGCAGAGCCTGAGccgggagatggaggccatccgCATAGCCAACCAGAACTTTGCCAG TCAACTACGCGAGGCAGAGGCTCGGAACCGGGACCTAGAGGCGCACGTACGGCAGTTGCAGGAGCGGATGGAGTTGCTGCAGGCAGAGGGAGCCACAG cTGTCACGGGGGTCCCCAGTCCCCGGGCCACGGATCCACCTTCCCAT ATGGCCCCCCGGCCGTGGCTCTGGGCCAGTGCCCGCTGGTGGGGCCAGGCCCCATGCACCGCCGCCACCTGCTGCTCCCTGCCAGG GTCCCTAGGCCTGGCGTATCGGAGGCGCTTTCCCTGCTCCTGTTCGCCGTTGCTCTGTCTCGTGCCGCCGCCCTGGGCTGCGCTGGGTTGGTGGTCCACGCCGGCCAACTCACCGCAGTCTGGCGCCGCCCGGGAGCCGCTCGCGCTCCCTGAACCCTAG
- the DMPK gene encoding myotonin-protein kinase isoform X5, whose translation MSAEVRLRQLQQLVLDPGFLGLEPLLDLLLGVHQELGASELAQDKYVADFLQWAEPIVVRLKEVRLHRDDFEILKVIGRGAFSEVAMVKMKQTGQVYAMKIMNKWDMLKRGEVSCFREERDVLVNGDRRWITQLHFAFQDENYLYLVMEYYVGGDLLTLLSKFGERIPAEMARFYLAEIVMAIDSVHRLGYVHRDIKPDNILLDRCGHIRLADFGSCLKLQADGTVRSLVAVGTPDYLSPEILQAVGGGPGTGSYGPECDWWALGVFAYEMFYGQTPFYADSTAETYGKIVHYKEHLSLPLADEGVPEEAQDLIQRLLCPPETRLGRGGAGDFRTHPFFFGLDWDGLRDSMPPFTPDFEGATDTCNFDLVEDGLTAMVSGGGETLSDIREGAPLGVHLPFVGYSYSCMALRDSEVPGPTPMELEAEQLFEPHVQVPSLESSVSPRDETAEVAVPAAIPVAEAEAEVTLRELQEALEEEVLTRQSLSREMEAIRIANQNFASQLREAEARNRDLEAHVRQLQERMELLQAEGATAVTGVPSPRATDPPSHITSPASIPLAVSRPTAEGWAGLRSGHLSLLSPARWPPGRGSGPVPAGGARPHAPPPPAAPCQGP comes from the exons CGGAGCCCATCGTGGTGAGGCTTAAGGAGGTCCGACTGCACAGGGATGACTTCGAGATTCTGAAGGTGATCGGACGCGGGGCGTTCAGTGAG gTAGCGATGGTGAAGATGAAGCAGACGGGCCAGGTGTACGCCATGAAGATCATGAACAAGTGGGACATGCTGAAGAGGGGCGAG GTGTCGTGCTTCCGTGAGGAGAGGGACGTGTTGGTGAATGGGGACCGGCGGTGGATCACGCAGCTGCATTTCGCCTTCCAGGATGAGAACTACCTG TACCTGGTCATGGAGTATTACGTGGGTGGGGACCTGCTGACACTGCTGAGCAAGTTTGGGGAGCGGATTCCGGCCGAGATGGCGCGCTTCTACCTGGCGGAGATTGTCATGGCCATAGATTCGGTGCACCGGCTCGGCTACGTGCACAG GGACATCAAGCCCGACAACATCCTGCTGGACCGCTGTGGCCACATCCGCCTGGCCGACTTCGGCTCCTGTCTCAAGCTGCAGGCAGATGGAACG GTGCGGTCACTGGTGGCTGTGGGCACCCCAGACTACCTGTCCCCCGAGATCCTGCAGGCTGTGGGCGGTGGGCCTGGGACAGGCAGCTACGGGCCAGAGTGTGACTGGTGGGCGCTGGGTGTGTTCGCCTATGAAATGTTCTACGGGCAGACACCCTTCTACGCGGATTCCACAGCGGAGACCTACGGCAAGATCGTCCACTACAAG GAGCACCTCTCTCTGCCGCTGGCAGACGAAGGGGTCCCTGAGGAGGCTCAAGACCTCATCCAGCGTCTGCTGTGTCCCCCGGAGACACGGCTGGGCCGGGGTGGAGCAGGCGACTTCCGGACACATCCCTTCTTCTTTGGCCTTGACTGGGATGGTCTCCGAGACAGCATGCCCCCCTTTACACCGGATTTCGAAGGTGCCACCGACACATGCAACTTCGACTTGGTGGAGGACGGGCTCACTGCCATGGTGAGCGGGGGCGGG GAGACACTGTCGGACATTCGGGAAGGTGCGCCGCTGGGGGTCCACCTGCCTTTCGTGGGCTACTCCTACTCCTGCATGGCCCTCAG GGACAGTGAGGTCCCAGGCCCCACACCCATGGAACTGGAGGCCGAGCAGCTGTTTGAGCCACACGTGCAAGTGCCTAGCCTGGAGTCCTCAGTGTCCCCACGGGATGAAACA GCTGAAGTGGCAGTTCCTGCGGCTATCCCTGTGGCAGAGGCTGAGGCCGAGGTGACGCTGCGGGAGCTCCAGgaggccctggaggaggaggtgctCACCCGGCAGAGCCTGAGccgggagatggaggccatccgCATAGCCAACCAGAACTTTGCCAG TCAACTACGCGAGGCAGAGGCTCGGAACCGGGACCTAGAGGCGCACGTACGGCAGTTGCAGGAGCGGATGGAGTTGCTGCAGGCAGAGGGAGCCACAG cTGTCACGGGGGTCCCCAGTCCCCGGGCCACGGATCCACCTTCCCAT ATAACCTCCCCGGCCTCGATTCCCCTCGCTGTCTCTCGCCCCACCgctgagggctgggctgggctccgATCGGGTCACCTGTCCCTTCTCTCTCCAGCTAGATGGCCCCCCGGCCGTGGCTCTGGGCCAGTGCCCGCTGGTGGGGCCAGGCCCCATGCACCGCCGCCACCTGCTGCTCCCTGCCAGG GTCCCTAG
- the DMPK gene encoding myotonin-protein kinase isoform X7 — translation MSAEVRLRQLQQLVLDPGFLGLEPLLDLLLGVHQELGASELAQDKYVADFLQWAEPIVVRLKEVRLHRDDFEILKVIGRGAFSEVAMVKMKQTGQVYAMKIMNKWDMLKRGEVSCFREERDVLVNGDRRWITQLHFAFQDENYLYLVMEYYVGGDLLTLLSKFGERIPAEMARFYLAEIVMAIDSVHRLGYVHRDIKPDNILLDRCGHIRLADFGSCLKLQADGTVRSLVAVGTPDYLSPEILQAVGGGPGTGSYGPECDWWALGVFAYEMFYGQTPFYADSTAETYGKIVHYKEHLSLPLADEGVPEEAQDLIQRLLCPPETRLGRGGAGDFRTHPFFFGLDWDGLRDSMPPFTPDFEGATDTCNFDLVEDGLTAMETLSDIREGAPLGVHLPFVGYSYSCMALRDSEVPGPTPMELEAEQLFEPHVQVPSLESSVSPRDETAEVAVPAAIPVAEAEAEVTLRELQEALEEEVLTRQSLSREMEAIRIANQNFASQLREAEARNRDLEAHVRQLQERMELLQAEGATGP, via the exons CGGAGCCCATCGTGGTGAGGCTTAAGGAGGTCCGACTGCACAGGGATGACTTCGAGATTCTGAAGGTGATCGGACGCGGGGCGTTCAGTGAG gTAGCGATGGTGAAGATGAAGCAGACGGGCCAGGTGTACGCCATGAAGATCATGAACAAGTGGGACATGCTGAAGAGGGGCGAG GTGTCGTGCTTCCGTGAGGAGAGGGACGTGTTGGTGAATGGGGACCGGCGGTGGATCACGCAGCTGCATTTCGCCTTCCAGGATGAGAACTACCTG TACCTGGTCATGGAGTATTACGTGGGTGGGGACCTGCTGACACTGCTGAGCAAGTTTGGGGAGCGGATTCCGGCCGAGATGGCGCGCTTCTACCTGGCGGAGATTGTCATGGCCATAGATTCGGTGCACCGGCTCGGCTACGTGCACAG GGACATCAAGCCCGACAACATCCTGCTGGACCGCTGTGGCCACATCCGCCTGGCCGACTTCGGCTCCTGTCTCAAGCTGCAGGCAGATGGAACG GTGCGGTCACTGGTGGCTGTGGGCACCCCAGACTACCTGTCCCCCGAGATCCTGCAGGCTGTGGGCGGTGGGCCTGGGACAGGCAGCTACGGGCCAGAGTGTGACTGGTGGGCGCTGGGTGTGTTCGCCTATGAAATGTTCTACGGGCAGACACCCTTCTACGCGGATTCCACAGCGGAGACCTACGGCAAGATCGTCCACTACAAG GAGCACCTCTCTCTGCCGCTGGCAGACGAAGGGGTCCCTGAGGAGGCTCAAGACCTCATCCAGCGTCTGCTGTGTCCCCCGGAGACACGGCTGGGCCGGGGTGGAGCAGGCGACTTCCGGACACATCCCTTCTTCTTTGGCCTTGACTGGGATGGTCTCCGAGACAGCATGCCCCCCTTTACACCGGATTTCGAAGGTGCCACCGACACATGCAACTTCGACTTGGTGGAGGACGGGCTCACTGCCATG GAGACACTGTCGGACATTCGGGAAGGTGCGCCGCTGGGGGTCCACCTGCCTTTCGTGGGCTACTCCTACTCCTGCATGGCCCTCAG GGACAGTGAGGTCCCAGGCCCCACACCCATGGAACTGGAGGCCGAGCAGCTGTTTGAGCCACACGTGCAAGTGCCTAGCCTGGAGTCCTCAGTGTCCCCACGGGATGAAACA GCTGAAGTGGCAGTTCCTGCGGCTATCCCTGTGGCAGAGGCTGAGGCCGAGGTGACGCTGCGGGAGCTCCAGgaggccctggaggaggaggtgctCACCCGGCAGAGCCTGAGccgggagatggaggccatccgCATAGCCAACCAGAACTTTGCCAG TCAACTACGCGAGGCAGAGGCTCGGAACCGGGACCTAGAGGCGCACGTACGGCAGTTGCAGGAGCGGATGGAGTTGCTGCAGGCAGAGGGAGCCACAG GTCCCTAG
- the DMPK gene encoding myotonin-protein kinase isoform X9, with protein sequence MVLPVQHVSRGAAEAAPAAGVGPWLPGAGAPARPSPGRPPGAGCLRTGPGQVRGRLLAVGPRSRVSQSVVQEPPVSESRAEPIVVRLKEVRLHRDDFEILKVIGRGAFSEVAMVKMKQTGQVYAMKIMNKWDMLKRGEVSCFREERDVLVNGDRRWITQLHFAFQDENYLYLVMEYYVGGDLLTLLSKFGERIPAEMARFYLAEIVMAIDSVHRLGYVHRDIKPDNILLDRCGHIRLADFGSCLKLQADGTVRSLVAVGTPDYLSPEILQAVGGGPGTGSYGPECDWWALGVFAYEMFYGQTPFYADSTAETYGKIVHYKEHLSLPLADEGVPEEAQDLIQRLLCPPETRLGRGGAGDFRTHPFFFGLDWDGLRDSMPPFTPDFEGATDTCNFDLVEDGLTAMVSGGGETLSDIREGAPLGVHLPFVGYSYSCMALRDSEVPGPTPMELEAEQLFEPHVQVPSLESSVSPRDETAEVAVPAAIPVAEAEAEVTLRELQEALEEEVLTRQSLSREMEAIRIANQNFASQLREAEARNRDLEAHVRQLQERMELLQAEGATAVTGVPSPRATDPPSHLDGPPAVALGQCPLVGPGPMHRRHLLLPARVPRPGVSEALSLLLFAVALSRAAALGCAGLVVHAGQLTAVWRRPGAARAP encoded by the exons ccccagaTCCAGGGTTTCCCAAAGTGTGGTTCAAGAACCACCTGTATCTGAATCTAGAG CGGAGCCCATCGTGGTGAGGCTTAAGGAGGTCCGACTGCACAGGGATGACTTCGAGATTCTGAAGGTGATCGGACGCGGGGCGTTCAGTGAG gTAGCGATGGTGAAGATGAAGCAGACGGGCCAGGTGTACGCCATGAAGATCATGAACAAGTGGGACATGCTGAAGAGGGGCGAG GTGTCGTGCTTCCGTGAGGAGAGGGACGTGTTGGTGAATGGGGACCGGCGGTGGATCACGCAGCTGCATTTCGCCTTCCAGGATGAGAACTACCTG TACCTGGTCATGGAGTATTACGTGGGTGGGGACCTGCTGACACTGCTGAGCAAGTTTGGGGAGCGGATTCCGGCCGAGATGGCGCGCTTCTACCTGGCGGAGATTGTCATGGCCATAGATTCGGTGCACCGGCTCGGCTACGTGCACAG GGACATCAAGCCCGACAACATCCTGCTGGACCGCTGTGGCCACATCCGCCTGGCCGACTTCGGCTCCTGTCTCAAGCTGCAGGCAGATGGAACG GTGCGGTCACTGGTGGCTGTGGGCACCCCAGACTACCTGTCCCCCGAGATCCTGCAGGCTGTGGGCGGTGGGCCTGGGACAGGCAGCTACGGGCCAGAGTGTGACTGGTGGGCGCTGGGTGTGTTCGCCTATGAAATGTTCTACGGGCAGACACCCTTCTACGCGGATTCCACAGCGGAGACCTACGGCAAGATCGTCCACTACAAG GAGCACCTCTCTCTGCCGCTGGCAGACGAAGGGGTCCCTGAGGAGGCTCAAGACCTCATCCAGCGTCTGCTGTGTCCCCCGGAGACACGGCTGGGCCGGGGTGGAGCAGGCGACTTCCGGACACATCCCTTCTTCTTTGGCCTTGACTGGGATGGTCTCCGAGACAGCATGCCCCCCTTTACACCGGATTTCGAAGGTGCCACCGACACATGCAACTTCGACTTGGTGGAGGACGGGCTCACTGCCATGGTGAGCGGGGGCGGG GAGACACTGTCGGACATTCGGGAAGGTGCGCCGCTGGGGGTCCACCTGCCTTTCGTGGGCTACTCCTACTCCTGCATGGCCCTCAG GGACAGTGAGGTCCCAGGCCCCACACCCATGGAACTGGAGGCCGAGCAGCTGTTTGAGCCACACGTGCAAGTGCCTAGCCTGGAGTCCTCAGTGTCCCCACGGGATGAAACA GCTGAAGTGGCAGTTCCTGCGGCTATCCCTGTGGCAGAGGCTGAGGCCGAGGTGACGCTGCGGGAGCTCCAGgaggccctggaggaggaggtgctCACCCGGCAGAGCCTGAGccgggagatggaggccatccgCATAGCCAACCAGAACTTTGCCAG TCAACTACGCGAGGCAGAGGCTCGGAACCGGGACCTAGAGGCGCACGTACGGCAGTTGCAGGAGCGGATGGAGTTGCTGCAGGCAGAGGGAGCCACAG cTGTCACGGGGGTCCCCAGTCCCCGGGCCACGGATCCACCTTCCCAT CTAGATGGCCCCCCGGCCGTGGCTCTGGGCCAGTGCCCGCTGGTGGGGCCAGGCCCCATGCACCGCCGCCACCTGCTGCTCCCTGCCAGG GTCCCTAGGCCTGGCGTATCGGAGGCGCTTTCCCTGCTCCTGTTCGCCGTTGCTCTGTCTCGTGCCGCCGCCCTGGGCTGCGCTGGGTTGGTGGTCCACGCCGGCCAACTCACCGCAGTCTGGCGCCGCCCGGGAGCCGCTCGCGCTCCCTGA
- the DMPK gene encoding myotonin-protein kinase isoform X2, producing MSAEVRLRQLQQLVLDPGFLGLEPLLDLLLGVHQELGASELAQDKYVADFLQWAEPIVVRLKEVRLHRDDFEILKVIGRGAFSEVAMVKMKQTGQVYAMKIMNKWDMLKRGEVSCFREERDVLVNGDRRWITQLHFAFQDENYLYLVMEYYVGGDLLTLLSKFGERIPAEMARFYLAEIVMAIDSVHRLGYVHRDIKPDNILLDRCGHIRLADFGSCLKLQADGTVRSLVAVGTPDYLSPEILQAVGGGPGTGSYGPECDWWALGVFAYEMFYGQTPFYADSTAETYGKIVHYKEHLSLPLADEGVPEEAQDLIQRLLCPPETRLGRGGAGDFRTHPFFFGLDWDGLRDSMPPFTPDFEGATDTCNFDLVEDGLTAMVSGGGETLSDIREGAPLGVHLPFVGYSYSCMALRDSEVPGPTPMELEAEQLFEPHVQVPSLESSVSPRDETAEVAVPAAIPVAEAEAEVTLRELQEALEEEVLTRQSLSREMEAIRIANQNFASQLREAEARNRDLEAHVRQLQERMELLQAEGATAVTGVPSPRATDPPSHLDGPPAVALGQCPLVGPGPMHRRHLLLPARVPRPGVSEALSLLLFAVALSRAAALGCAGLVVHAGQLTAVWRRPGAARAP from the exons CGGAGCCCATCGTGGTGAGGCTTAAGGAGGTCCGACTGCACAGGGATGACTTCGAGATTCTGAAGGTGATCGGACGCGGGGCGTTCAGTGAG gTAGCGATGGTGAAGATGAAGCAGACGGGCCAGGTGTACGCCATGAAGATCATGAACAAGTGGGACATGCTGAAGAGGGGCGAG GTGTCGTGCTTCCGTGAGGAGAGGGACGTGTTGGTGAATGGGGACCGGCGGTGGATCACGCAGCTGCATTTCGCCTTCCAGGATGAGAACTACCTG TACCTGGTCATGGAGTATTACGTGGGTGGGGACCTGCTGACACTGCTGAGCAAGTTTGGGGAGCGGATTCCGGCCGAGATGGCGCGCTTCTACCTGGCGGAGATTGTCATGGCCATAGATTCGGTGCACCGGCTCGGCTACGTGCACAG GGACATCAAGCCCGACAACATCCTGCTGGACCGCTGTGGCCACATCCGCCTGGCCGACTTCGGCTCCTGTCTCAAGCTGCAGGCAGATGGAACG GTGCGGTCACTGGTGGCTGTGGGCACCCCAGACTACCTGTCCCCCGAGATCCTGCAGGCTGTGGGCGGTGGGCCTGGGACAGGCAGCTACGGGCCAGAGTGTGACTGGTGGGCGCTGGGTGTGTTCGCCTATGAAATGTTCTACGGGCAGACACCCTTCTACGCGGATTCCACAGCGGAGACCTACGGCAAGATCGTCCACTACAAG GAGCACCTCTCTCTGCCGCTGGCAGACGAAGGGGTCCCTGAGGAGGCTCAAGACCTCATCCAGCGTCTGCTGTGTCCCCCGGAGACACGGCTGGGCCGGGGTGGAGCAGGCGACTTCCGGACACATCCCTTCTTCTTTGGCCTTGACTGGGATGGTCTCCGAGACAGCATGCCCCCCTTTACACCGGATTTCGAAGGTGCCACCGACACATGCAACTTCGACTTGGTGGAGGACGGGCTCACTGCCATGGTGAGCGGGGGCGGG GAGACACTGTCGGACATTCGGGAAGGTGCGCCGCTGGGGGTCCACCTGCCTTTCGTGGGCTACTCCTACTCCTGCATGGCCCTCAG GGACAGTGAGGTCCCAGGCCCCACACCCATGGAACTGGAGGCCGAGCAGCTGTTTGAGCCACACGTGCAAGTGCCTAGCCTGGAGTCCTCAGTGTCCCCACGGGATGAAACA GCTGAAGTGGCAGTTCCTGCGGCTATCCCTGTGGCAGAGGCTGAGGCCGAGGTGACGCTGCGGGAGCTCCAGgaggccctggaggaggaggtgctCACCCGGCAGAGCCTGAGccgggagatggaggccatccgCATAGCCAACCAGAACTTTGCCAG TCAACTACGCGAGGCAGAGGCTCGGAACCGGGACCTAGAGGCGCACGTACGGCAGTTGCAGGAGCGGATGGAGTTGCTGCAGGCAGAGGGAGCCACAG cTGTCACGGGGGTCCCCAGTCCCCGGGCCACGGATCCACCTTCCCAT CTAGATGGCCCCCCGGCCGTGGCTCTGGGCCAGTGCCCGCTGGTGGGGCCAGGCCCCATGCACCGCCGCCACCTGCTGCTCCCTGCCAGG GTCCCTAGGCCTGGCGTATCGGAGGCGCTTTCCCTGCTCCTGTTCGCCGTTGCTCTGTCTCGTGCCGCCGCCCTGGGCTGCGCTGGGTTGGTGGTCCACGCCGGCCAACTCACCGCAGTCTGGCGCCGCCCGGGAGCCGCTCGCGCTCCCTGA
- the DMPK gene encoding myotonin-protein kinase isoform X6 has product MSAEVRLRQLQQLVLDPGFLGLEPLLDLLLGVHQELGASELAQDKYVADFLQWAEPIVVRLKEVRLHRDDFEILKVIGRGAFSEVAMVKMKQTGQVYAMKIMNKWDMLKRGEVSCFREERDVLVNGDRRWITQLHFAFQDENYLYLVMEYYVGGDLLTLLSKFGERIPAEMARFYLAEIVMAIDSVHRLGYVHRDIKPDNILLDRCGHIRLADFGSCLKLQADGTVRSLVAVGTPDYLSPEILQAVGGGPGTGSYGPECDWWALGVFAYEMFYGQTPFYADSTAETYGKIVHYKEHLSLPLADEGVPEEAQDLIQRLLCPPETRLGRGGAGDFRTHPFFFGLDWDGLRDSMPPFTPDFEGATDTCNFDLVEDGLTAMVSGGGETLSDIREGAPLGVHLPFVGYSYSCMALRDSEVPGPTPMELEAEQLFEPHVQVPSLESSVSPRDETAEVAVPAAIPVAEAEAEVTLRELQEALEEEVLTRQSLSREMEAIRIANQNFASQLREAEARNRDLEAHVRQLQERMELLQAEGATGP; this is encoded by the exons CGGAGCCCATCGTGGTGAGGCTTAAGGAGGTCCGACTGCACAGGGATGACTTCGAGATTCTGAAGGTGATCGGACGCGGGGCGTTCAGTGAG gTAGCGATGGTGAAGATGAAGCAGACGGGCCAGGTGTACGCCATGAAGATCATGAACAAGTGGGACATGCTGAAGAGGGGCGAG GTGTCGTGCTTCCGTGAGGAGAGGGACGTGTTGGTGAATGGGGACCGGCGGTGGATCACGCAGCTGCATTTCGCCTTCCAGGATGAGAACTACCTG TACCTGGTCATGGAGTATTACGTGGGTGGGGACCTGCTGACACTGCTGAGCAAGTTTGGGGAGCGGATTCCGGCCGAGATGGCGCGCTTCTACCTGGCGGAGATTGTCATGGCCATAGATTCGGTGCACCGGCTCGGCTACGTGCACAG GGACATCAAGCCCGACAACATCCTGCTGGACCGCTGTGGCCACATCCGCCTGGCCGACTTCGGCTCCTGTCTCAAGCTGCAGGCAGATGGAACG GTGCGGTCACTGGTGGCTGTGGGCACCCCAGACTACCTGTCCCCCGAGATCCTGCAGGCTGTGGGCGGTGGGCCTGGGACAGGCAGCTACGGGCCAGAGTGTGACTGGTGGGCGCTGGGTGTGTTCGCCTATGAAATGTTCTACGGGCAGACACCCTTCTACGCGGATTCCACAGCGGAGACCTACGGCAAGATCGTCCACTACAAG GAGCACCTCTCTCTGCCGCTGGCAGACGAAGGGGTCCCTGAGGAGGCTCAAGACCTCATCCAGCGTCTGCTGTGTCCCCCGGAGACACGGCTGGGCCGGGGTGGAGCAGGCGACTTCCGGACACATCCCTTCTTCTTTGGCCTTGACTGGGATGGTCTCCGAGACAGCATGCCCCCCTTTACACCGGATTTCGAAGGTGCCACCGACACATGCAACTTCGACTTGGTGGAGGACGGGCTCACTGCCATGGTGAGCGGGGGCGGG GAGACACTGTCGGACATTCGGGAAGGTGCGCCGCTGGGGGTCCACCTGCCTTTCGTGGGCTACTCCTACTCCTGCATGGCCCTCAG GGACAGTGAGGTCCCAGGCCCCACACCCATGGAACTGGAGGCCGAGCAGCTGTTTGAGCCACACGTGCAAGTGCCTAGCCTGGAGTCCTCAGTGTCCCCACGGGATGAAACA GCTGAAGTGGCAGTTCCTGCGGCTATCCCTGTGGCAGAGGCTGAGGCCGAGGTGACGCTGCGGGAGCTCCAGgaggccctggaggaggaggtgctCACCCGGCAGAGCCTGAGccgggagatggaggccatccgCATAGCCAACCAGAACTTTGCCAG TCAACTACGCGAGGCAGAGGCTCGGAACCGGGACCTAGAGGCGCACGTACGGCAGTTGCAGGAGCGGATGGAGTTGCTGCAGGCAGAGGGAGCCACAG GTCCCTAG